The nucleotide sequence AATATTTCGATATACTTATCGGCATTTTCTCTATTATTAACAACTGTAGCTTTAATACTTACAAATTCTAACAAATAATGACAGAAGATAAAGACAACGTAATTAACTTAAAAGAAGAGTTATTTAAGTATTTAGCGCATTGGCGTTGGTTTGTATTAAGTGTTTTTATAGCACTTATTTTGGCGTTTACCTATCTAAAATTTACTCCTAAAAGTTATAGCATTGCTACAAAAATCTTAATAAAAGATGAAAAAAGCAATGATTTAGCCAATCAGTTAAGTGCTTTTTCAGAAGCTGGTTTATTAGGGAATTCAAAAAATAACATAGAAAACGAAGTAGAGATTCTAAAATCTAGAACCTTAATTTACAACACCTTAGACTCTTTAAACTTAAACATTCAATATGTAGATGTTTCTGAAGTTATTGAGAAAGATTTATACAAAAAATCACCTATTGAAGTATTGTGGAATAACGATGCTATTTCTAAGCCTGTCACCATTGAACTGCATAATATCAAAGGAAACAATTTTGAAGCTGTGGTGAATGATACAAAGTTAGGAACAGCCTCATTTGATAAAAACATAAGCACAGAATATGGAGCTTTTGTAGTAAAGAAAAAGGCATCTTTAAACAAGTTAACTGAAATTAAGGTAAATGTATTTCCTAAAATGCAGTTAGCAGAAAATTATCGAAACATATTAAGTGTGGCGCCAGCAAGTAAAACTTCAAGTGTTATAGATGTTTCAATTGTAGATCAAACTCCACAAAAAGCTGCTGATTTTTTGAATACATTAGTACACAACTATAATCTAGGAGGTATTAAAGACAAACGTTTTATTTCTGAAAATACGGCAAATTTCATTTCGGATCGATTAAAACTAATTGGTACTGAATTAGGTGACGTGGAGTCGCAAGTAGAAGGTTATAAAAACGCCAACAATTTATCGGATATAGAAACAGAGGTAAAATTGTATTTAGACAATTTATCTACTTTTGAAAAATCGGTATTAGAAAACGAAACTAAAATAAATATTGTAAACAGCTTAATAAGTCATGTAAGTAAAGCAAAAAAAGATGACTTAGTACCTGGAGGTTTACTTACAGATGACGCTGGTTCTGAAAGCCTTATTCAAGAAATTAACCAATTAATCCTAGAAAAACAAAAAATTTCGATTAGTGCTACATCTGAAAATAGTAAATACATTCTTCTAGAAGAGCAAATCAGAACATTAAAATCAAACTTACTGGCAAGTTTACGTAGAAATTTAAGTTCTTTACAAATTGTTAAAAACGACTATAAACGTCAGGAAAACGAGATGCAAGCAAAACTTGCACAAGTACCTCGTCAAGAGAAAGAATTCAGAATTATCGATCGTCAGCAAAAAGTAAAAGAAGCATTGTATCTTTTCTTACTTCAAAAACGAGAAGAAACCAATATTACATTAGCAGCTACTGATTTGAATGCCAAAGTGATTGACAAAGCTATTGTAACAGACAAACCTGTGGCACCAAAAACAATGATTATCTTATTGGCCGCTTTGGTTTTAGGTGCCATTATACCGTTTATAGTTATCTATGTTAGAAACCTATTAGACACCAAAATTAAAACGAGATTTGATATTACCGACAATTCAAATATTCCTTTCTTGGGCGATATTCCAACGTCTGAAACTAGCGATCAGTTAATGGAAATAAGCAGCCGATCGAGTGCCGCTGAAGCAATAAGAATTGTTCGAACAAATTTAGACTTTATACTTTCTGAAAAAGCAGAAGATGAATGCAAAGTTATTTTCTTAACTTCAACCATCTCTGGAGAAGGTAAAACTTTTGTATCTGCAAACTTAGCAGCTACTTTCTCACTGTCGGGTAAAAAAGTATTATTAATAGGTTTAGATTTGCGAAACCCTAAATTATACGAATATTTAAAAGTAAATCCTTTGGGAATTTCAAATTATGTAACTTCA is from Paenimyroides aestuarii and encodes:
- a CDS encoding GumC family protein, with protein sequence MTEDKDNVINLKEELFKYLAHWRWFVLSVFIALILAFTYLKFTPKSYSIATKILIKDEKSNDLANQLSAFSEAGLLGNSKNNIENEVEILKSRTLIYNTLDSLNLNIQYVDVSEVIEKDLYKKSPIEVLWNNDAISKPVTIELHNIKGNNFEAVVNDTKLGTASFDKNISTEYGAFVVKKKASLNKLTEIKVNVFPKMQLAENYRNILSVAPASKTSSVIDVSIVDQTPQKAADFLNTLVHNYNLGGIKDKRFISENTANFISDRLKLIGTELGDVESQVEGYKNANNLSDIETEVKLYLDNLSTFEKSVLENETKINIVNSLISHVSKAKKDDLVPGGLLTDDAGSESLIQEINQLILEKQKISISATSENSKYILLEEQIRTLKSNLLASLRRNLSSLQIVKNDYKRQENEMQAKLAQVPRQEKEFRIIDRQQKVKEALYLFLLQKREETNITLAATDLNAKVIDKAIVTDKPVAPKTMIILLAALVLGAIIPFIVIYVRNLLDTKIKTRFDITDNSNIPFLGDIPTSETSDQLMEISSRSSAAEAIRIVRTNLDFILSEKAEDECKVIFLTSTISGEGKTFVSANLAATFSLSGKKVLLIGLDLRNPKLYEYLKVNPLGISNYVTSNNKTLNEYISNVEGYENFDVLSSGSIPPNPTEILMSKKIKEVFDTLKSQYDYIIVDTAPVSLVTDTLLISKYADATIYVVRANKIDKEMLRIPNELYKDKKLNKLTFVLNDSDVTKGYGYGYGYGYGAKAENTSFIKKMLGLK